Proteins from a genomic interval of Sparus aurata chromosome 21, fSpaAur1.1, whole genome shotgun sequence:
- the LOC115572314 gene encoding serine/threonine-protein kinase tousled-like 1-B isoform X3, whose translation MSVQSNSGSGGGSLEATPSWSQLSSSPTISQQHITATAKSKEGPMEELHSLDPRRQELLEARFTGAVSGNTVGSTGSTSGGAKGLANESSNHSYGSLGSSSDKESETPEKKHSESSRGRKRKADTYSESSQGKTSTRGPKISDYFDFQGGNGSSPVRGLPSARRSPQNSHSAPGSIIRQNSSSPTSLSFGEHNPKASSSKCVQTELTGLKLAALESNKSLDLEKKEGRIDDLLRANCDLRRQIDEQQKLLEKYKERLNKCITMSKKLLIEKLCFALQFLRDKFCLWSTQEKQSCREKSMQDRLRLGHFTTVRHGASYTEQWTDGYAFQNLIKQQEGINQQREDIERQRKLLAKRKPPNPASPSLSVASTSEPKQRKTKVVNGNDSDPFLKPSLPQLLTLAEYHEQEEIFKLRLGHLKKEEAEIQAELERLERVRNLHIRELKRINNEDSSAFKDHPTLNERYLLLHLLGRGGFSEVYKAFDLFEQRYAAVKIHQLNKNWREEKKENYHKHACREYRIHKQLDHPRIVKLYDYFSLDTDTFCTVLEFCEGNDLDFYLKQNKLMSEKEARSIVMQIVSALRYLNEIKPPIIHYDLKPGNILLVDGTACGEIKITDFGLSKIMDDDNYGVDGMDLTSQGAGTYWYLPPECFVVGKEPPKISNKVDVWSVGVIFFQCLYGRKPFGHNQSQQDILQENTILKATEVQFPAKPQASTEAKAFIRRCLAYRKEDRFDVHQLCSDSYLLPHMRRSNSSGSLQPSASSLPTY comes from the exons ATGAGTGTCCAAAGTAACAGTGGAAGTGGTGGTGGAAGTTTGGAGGCGACGCCATCTTGGTCGCAGCTCTCCTCGTCCCCAACGATTTCTCAACAACATATAACGGCGACCGCAAAGAGCAAGGAAG GCCCCATGGAGGAGCTGCACAGCCTGGACCCCAGGagacaggagctgctggaggccaGGTTCACAGGAGCTGTCAGTGGCAACACAGTAGGCAGCACTGGGAGCACCAGTGGAGGTGCTAAG GGTCTGGCCAACGAGTCCTCTAACCACAGCTATGGCAGTCTGGGCTCTTCTAGCGACAAGGAGTCGGAG ACCCCGGAGAAGAAGCACTCTGAATCGTccagagggaggaaaaggaaagcTGACACCTATTCAGAGAGTAGTCAAG GGAAGACCTCCACACGTGGGCCCAAGATCAGCGACTACTTTGAT TTTCAGGGTGGAAATGGTTCCAGTCCAGTCAGAGGCCTCCCATCAGCTCGCCGCTCACCACAGAACTCCCACTCTGCGCCTGGCTCCATT ATCCGGCAGAACAGTTCCTCTCCTACGAGCTTGTCTTTTGGGGAACACAATCCCAAAGCCTCCTCAAGCAAGTGTGTCCAG ACGGAGTTAACAGGCCTGAAACTCGCTGCTCTGGAGAGTAACAAGAGTCTGGACCTGGAGAAGAAAGAGGGGCGAATAGATGACCTGCTCAGG GCTAACTGTGACCTGCGGAGACAGATAGATGAACAGCAGAAACTCCTGGAGAAATACAAGGAGAGGCTCAATAAGTGCATCACCATGAGCAAGAAACTGCTTATAGAGAAG CTCTGCTTTGCTCTACAATTCCTGAGGGACAAATTCTGCCTGTGG AGCACTCAGGAGAAGCAGTCGTGTCGTGAGAAGAGCATGCAGGACCGTCTCCGTCTGGGTCACTTCACCACCGTCAGACACGGGGCGTCCTACACAGAGCAGTGGACCGACGGATACGCATTCCAGAACCTGATCAA GCAGCAGGAGGGCATcaaccagcagagggaggacaTAGAGCGACAGAGGAAGCTTCTGGCCAAGAGGAAGCCTCCAAACCCTGCGTCACCCTCCCTCTCAGTGGCCTCCACCTCTGAACCCAAGCAGCGCAAAACCAAGGTGGTCAACGGCAACGACTCAGACCCCTTCCTCAAGCCCTCTTTGCCCCAGCT GCTCACCCTCGCCGAGTATCACGAGCAGGAAGAGATCTTCAAGCTTCGCCTTGGACATCTGAAAAAG GAGGAAGCAGAGATCCAAGCAGAGCTGGAGCGGTTGGAGCGGGTGAGGAACCTCCATATCAGAGAGCTGAAGAGGATAAACAACGAGGACAGCTCAGC GTTTAAAGACCATCCCACCCTGAATGAGAGGtacctgctgctgcacttgCTGGGCAGGGGCGGCTTCAGTGAGGTCTATAAG GCTTTTGACCTGTTTGAGCAGCGCTACGCAGCTGTTAAAATCCACCAGCTCAACAAGAactggagagaggagaaaaaggagaactACCACAA GCATGCATGCAGGGAGTACCGGATACACAAGCAGCTGGACCATCCCAGAATAGTCAAACTGTACGACTATTTCTCCCTGGATACTGACAC GTTCTGTACTGTCTTGGAGTTCTGCGAAGGCAACGACCTGGACTTCTACCTGAAGCAGAACAAGCTGATGTCAGAGAAAGAAGCTCGCTCCATCGTCATGCAGATCGTCAGCGCCCTGCGCTACCTCAACGAAATCAAACCCCCCATCATCCACTACGACCTCAAACCTG GTAACATCTTATTGGTGGATGGTACCGCATGTGGGGAAATCAAAATCACAGACTTTGGCCTGTCAAAGATTATGGATGACGACAACTACGGCGTGGACGGGATGGACCTCACATCGCAGGGAGCAGGCACCTACTG gtACCTTCCTCCAGAGTGTTTTGTGGTGGGGAAGGAGCCCCCGAAAATCTCCAACAAGGTGGACGTCTGGTCTGTGGGGGTGATCTTCTTCCAGTGCCTCTACGGACGCAAG CCGTTTGGTCACAACCAGTCCCAGCAGGACATTCTCCAGGAAAACACCATTCTTAAAGCCACAGAGGTCCAGTTTCCTGCTAAACCACAGGCTAGCACGGAGGCCAAG GCATTTATCCGCCGCTGTCTGGCCTACCGTAAGGAGGACCGGTTCGATGTCCACCAGCTGTGCTCGGACTCCTACCTCCTCCCTCACATGAGACGTTCAAACTCCTCCGGCTCCCTGCAGCCCTCCGCCTCATCGCTCCCCACCTACTGA
- the LOC115572314 gene encoding serine/threonine-protein kinase tousled-like 1-B isoform X2, with the protein MSVQSNSGSGGGSLEATPSWSQLSSSPTISQQHITATAKSKEGPMEELHSLDPRRQELLEARFTGAVSGNTVGSTGSTSGGAKGLANESSNHSYGSLGSSSDKESENSDLKRGSSPAYSTPEKKHSESSRGRKRKADTYSESSQGKTSTRGPKISDYFDGGNGSSPVRGLPSARRSPQNSHSAPGSIIRQNSSSPTSLSFGEHNPKASSSKCVQTELTGLKLAALESNKSLDLEKKEGRIDDLLRANCDLRRQIDEQQKLLEKYKERLNKCITMSKKLLIEKLCFALQFLRDKFCLWSTQEKQSCREKSMQDRLRLGHFTTVRHGASYTEQWTDGYAFQNLIKQQEGINQQREDIERQRKLLAKRKPPNPASPSLSVASTSEPKQRKTKVVNGNDSDPFLKPSLPQLLTLAEYHEQEEIFKLRLGHLKKEEAEIQAELERLERVRNLHIRELKRINNEDSSAFKDHPTLNERYLLLHLLGRGGFSEVYKAFDLFEQRYAAVKIHQLNKNWREEKKENYHKHACREYRIHKQLDHPRIVKLYDYFSLDTDTFCTVLEFCEGNDLDFYLKQNKLMSEKEARSIVMQIVSALRYLNEIKPPIIHYDLKPGNILLVDGTACGEIKITDFGLSKIMDDDNYGVDGMDLTSQGAGTYWYLPPECFVVGKEPPKISNKVDVWSVGVIFFQCLYGRKPFGHNQSQQDILQENTILKATEVQFPAKPQASTEAKAFIRRCLAYRKEDRFDVHQLCSDSYLLPHMRRSNSSGSLQPSASSLPTY; encoded by the exons ATGAGTGTCCAAAGTAACAGTGGAAGTGGTGGTGGAAGTTTGGAGGCGACGCCATCTTGGTCGCAGCTCTCCTCGTCCCCAACGATTTCTCAACAACATATAACGGCGACCGCAAAGAGCAAGGAAG GCCCCATGGAGGAGCTGCACAGCCTGGACCCCAGGagacaggagctgctggaggccaGGTTCACAGGAGCTGTCAGTGGCAACACAGTAGGCAGCACTGGGAGCACCAGTGGAGGTGCTAAG GGTCTGGCCAACGAGTCCTCTAACCACAGCTATGGCAGTCTGGGCTCTTCTAGCGACAAGGAGTCGGAG AACTCTGATTTGAAAAGAGGGAGCTCTCCTGCCTACTCA ACCCCGGAGAAGAAGCACTCTGAATCGTccagagggaggaaaaggaaagcTGACACCTATTCAGAGAGTAGTCAAG GGAAGACCTCCACACGTGGGCCCAAGATCAGCGACTACTTTGAT GGTGGAAATGGTTCCAGTCCAGTCAGAGGCCTCCCATCAGCTCGCCGCTCACCACAGAACTCCCACTCTGCGCCTGGCTCCATT ATCCGGCAGAACAGTTCCTCTCCTACGAGCTTGTCTTTTGGGGAACACAATCCCAAAGCCTCCTCAAGCAAGTGTGTCCAG ACGGAGTTAACAGGCCTGAAACTCGCTGCTCTGGAGAGTAACAAGAGTCTGGACCTGGAGAAGAAAGAGGGGCGAATAGATGACCTGCTCAGG GCTAACTGTGACCTGCGGAGACAGATAGATGAACAGCAGAAACTCCTGGAGAAATACAAGGAGAGGCTCAATAAGTGCATCACCATGAGCAAGAAACTGCTTATAGAGAAG CTCTGCTTTGCTCTACAATTCCTGAGGGACAAATTCTGCCTGTGG AGCACTCAGGAGAAGCAGTCGTGTCGTGAGAAGAGCATGCAGGACCGTCTCCGTCTGGGTCACTTCACCACCGTCAGACACGGGGCGTCCTACACAGAGCAGTGGACCGACGGATACGCATTCCAGAACCTGATCAA GCAGCAGGAGGGCATcaaccagcagagggaggacaTAGAGCGACAGAGGAAGCTTCTGGCCAAGAGGAAGCCTCCAAACCCTGCGTCACCCTCCCTCTCAGTGGCCTCCACCTCTGAACCCAAGCAGCGCAAAACCAAGGTGGTCAACGGCAACGACTCAGACCCCTTCCTCAAGCCCTCTTTGCCCCAGCT GCTCACCCTCGCCGAGTATCACGAGCAGGAAGAGATCTTCAAGCTTCGCCTTGGACATCTGAAAAAG GAGGAAGCAGAGATCCAAGCAGAGCTGGAGCGGTTGGAGCGGGTGAGGAACCTCCATATCAGAGAGCTGAAGAGGATAAACAACGAGGACAGCTCAGC GTTTAAAGACCATCCCACCCTGAATGAGAGGtacctgctgctgcacttgCTGGGCAGGGGCGGCTTCAGTGAGGTCTATAAG GCTTTTGACCTGTTTGAGCAGCGCTACGCAGCTGTTAAAATCCACCAGCTCAACAAGAactggagagaggagaaaaaggagaactACCACAA GCATGCATGCAGGGAGTACCGGATACACAAGCAGCTGGACCATCCCAGAATAGTCAAACTGTACGACTATTTCTCCCTGGATACTGACAC GTTCTGTACTGTCTTGGAGTTCTGCGAAGGCAACGACCTGGACTTCTACCTGAAGCAGAACAAGCTGATGTCAGAGAAAGAAGCTCGCTCCATCGTCATGCAGATCGTCAGCGCCCTGCGCTACCTCAACGAAATCAAACCCCCCATCATCCACTACGACCTCAAACCTG GTAACATCTTATTGGTGGATGGTACCGCATGTGGGGAAATCAAAATCACAGACTTTGGCCTGTCAAAGATTATGGATGACGACAACTACGGCGTGGACGGGATGGACCTCACATCGCAGGGAGCAGGCACCTACTG gtACCTTCCTCCAGAGTGTTTTGTGGTGGGGAAGGAGCCCCCGAAAATCTCCAACAAGGTGGACGTCTGGTCTGTGGGGGTGATCTTCTTCCAGTGCCTCTACGGACGCAAG CCGTTTGGTCACAACCAGTCCCAGCAGGACATTCTCCAGGAAAACACCATTCTTAAAGCCACAGAGGTCCAGTTTCCTGCTAAACCACAGGCTAGCACGGAGGCCAAG GCATTTATCCGCCGCTGTCTGGCCTACCGTAAGGAGGACCGGTTCGATGTCCACCAGCTGTGCTCGGACTCCTACCTCCTCCCTCACATGAGACGTTCAAACTCCTCCGGCTCCCTGCAGCCCTCCGCCTCATCGCTCCCCACCTACTGA
- the LOC115572314 gene encoding serine/threonine-protein kinase tousled-like 1-B isoform X1 codes for MSVQSNSGSGGGSLEATPSWSQLSSSPTISQQHITATAKSKEGPMEELHSLDPRRQELLEARFTGAVSGNTVGSTGSTSGGAKGLANESSNHSYGSLGSSSDKESENSDLKRGSSPAYSTPEKKHSESSRGRKRKADTYSESSQGKTSTRGPKISDYFDFQGGNGSSPVRGLPSARRSPQNSHSAPGSIIRQNSSSPTSLSFGEHNPKASSSKCVQTELTGLKLAALESNKSLDLEKKEGRIDDLLRANCDLRRQIDEQQKLLEKYKERLNKCITMSKKLLIEKLCFALQFLRDKFCLWSTQEKQSCREKSMQDRLRLGHFTTVRHGASYTEQWTDGYAFQNLIKQQEGINQQREDIERQRKLLAKRKPPNPASPSLSVASTSEPKQRKTKVVNGNDSDPFLKPSLPQLLTLAEYHEQEEIFKLRLGHLKKEEAEIQAELERLERVRNLHIRELKRINNEDSSAFKDHPTLNERYLLLHLLGRGGFSEVYKAFDLFEQRYAAVKIHQLNKNWREEKKENYHKHACREYRIHKQLDHPRIVKLYDYFSLDTDTFCTVLEFCEGNDLDFYLKQNKLMSEKEARSIVMQIVSALRYLNEIKPPIIHYDLKPGNILLVDGTACGEIKITDFGLSKIMDDDNYGVDGMDLTSQGAGTYWYLPPECFVVGKEPPKISNKVDVWSVGVIFFQCLYGRKPFGHNQSQQDILQENTILKATEVQFPAKPQASTEAKAFIRRCLAYRKEDRFDVHQLCSDSYLLPHMRRSNSSGSLQPSASSLPTY; via the exons ATGAGTGTCCAAAGTAACAGTGGAAGTGGTGGTGGAAGTTTGGAGGCGACGCCATCTTGGTCGCAGCTCTCCTCGTCCCCAACGATTTCTCAACAACATATAACGGCGACCGCAAAGAGCAAGGAAG GCCCCATGGAGGAGCTGCACAGCCTGGACCCCAGGagacaggagctgctggaggccaGGTTCACAGGAGCTGTCAGTGGCAACACAGTAGGCAGCACTGGGAGCACCAGTGGAGGTGCTAAG GGTCTGGCCAACGAGTCCTCTAACCACAGCTATGGCAGTCTGGGCTCTTCTAGCGACAAGGAGTCGGAG AACTCTGATTTGAAAAGAGGGAGCTCTCCTGCCTACTCA ACCCCGGAGAAGAAGCACTCTGAATCGTccagagggaggaaaaggaaagcTGACACCTATTCAGAGAGTAGTCAAG GGAAGACCTCCACACGTGGGCCCAAGATCAGCGACTACTTTGAT TTTCAGGGTGGAAATGGTTCCAGTCCAGTCAGAGGCCTCCCATCAGCTCGCCGCTCACCACAGAACTCCCACTCTGCGCCTGGCTCCATT ATCCGGCAGAACAGTTCCTCTCCTACGAGCTTGTCTTTTGGGGAACACAATCCCAAAGCCTCCTCAAGCAAGTGTGTCCAG ACGGAGTTAACAGGCCTGAAACTCGCTGCTCTGGAGAGTAACAAGAGTCTGGACCTGGAGAAGAAAGAGGGGCGAATAGATGACCTGCTCAGG GCTAACTGTGACCTGCGGAGACAGATAGATGAACAGCAGAAACTCCTGGAGAAATACAAGGAGAGGCTCAATAAGTGCATCACCATGAGCAAGAAACTGCTTATAGAGAAG CTCTGCTTTGCTCTACAATTCCTGAGGGACAAATTCTGCCTGTGG AGCACTCAGGAGAAGCAGTCGTGTCGTGAGAAGAGCATGCAGGACCGTCTCCGTCTGGGTCACTTCACCACCGTCAGACACGGGGCGTCCTACACAGAGCAGTGGACCGACGGATACGCATTCCAGAACCTGATCAA GCAGCAGGAGGGCATcaaccagcagagggaggacaTAGAGCGACAGAGGAAGCTTCTGGCCAAGAGGAAGCCTCCAAACCCTGCGTCACCCTCCCTCTCAGTGGCCTCCACCTCTGAACCCAAGCAGCGCAAAACCAAGGTGGTCAACGGCAACGACTCAGACCCCTTCCTCAAGCCCTCTTTGCCCCAGCT GCTCACCCTCGCCGAGTATCACGAGCAGGAAGAGATCTTCAAGCTTCGCCTTGGACATCTGAAAAAG GAGGAAGCAGAGATCCAAGCAGAGCTGGAGCGGTTGGAGCGGGTGAGGAACCTCCATATCAGAGAGCTGAAGAGGATAAACAACGAGGACAGCTCAGC GTTTAAAGACCATCCCACCCTGAATGAGAGGtacctgctgctgcacttgCTGGGCAGGGGCGGCTTCAGTGAGGTCTATAAG GCTTTTGACCTGTTTGAGCAGCGCTACGCAGCTGTTAAAATCCACCAGCTCAACAAGAactggagagaggagaaaaaggagaactACCACAA GCATGCATGCAGGGAGTACCGGATACACAAGCAGCTGGACCATCCCAGAATAGTCAAACTGTACGACTATTTCTCCCTGGATACTGACAC GTTCTGTACTGTCTTGGAGTTCTGCGAAGGCAACGACCTGGACTTCTACCTGAAGCAGAACAAGCTGATGTCAGAGAAAGAAGCTCGCTCCATCGTCATGCAGATCGTCAGCGCCCTGCGCTACCTCAACGAAATCAAACCCCCCATCATCCACTACGACCTCAAACCTG GTAACATCTTATTGGTGGATGGTACCGCATGTGGGGAAATCAAAATCACAGACTTTGGCCTGTCAAAGATTATGGATGACGACAACTACGGCGTGGACGGGATGGACCTCACATCGCAGGGAGCAGGCACCTACTG gtACCTTCCTCCAGAGTGTTTTGTGGTGGGGAAGGAGCCCCCGAAAATCTCCAACAAGGTGGACGTCTGGTCTGTGGGGGTGATCTTCTTCCAGTGCCTCTACGGACGCAAG CCGTTTGGTCACAACCAGTCCCAGCAGGACATTCTCCAGGAAAACACCATTCTTAAAGCCACAGAGGTCCAGTTTCCTGCTAAACCACAGGCTAGCACGGAGGCCAAG GCATTTATCCGCCGCTGTCTGGCCTACCGTAAGGAGGACCGGTTCGATGTCCACCAGCTGTGCTCGGACTCCTACCTCCTCCCTCACATGAGACGTTCAAACTCCTCCGGCTCCCTGCAGCCCTCCGCCTCATCGCTCCCCACCTACTGA
- the LOC115572314 gene encoding serine/threonine-protein kinase tousled-like 1-B isoform X5 has product MSVQSNSGSGGGSLEATPSWSQLSSSPTISQQHITATAKSKEGPMEELHSLDPRRQELLEARFTGAVSGNTVGSTGSTSGGAKGLANESSNHSYGSLGSSSDKESETPEKKHSESSRGRKRKADTYSESSQGKTSTRGPKISDYFDGGNGSSPVRGLPSARRSPQNSHSAPGSIIRQNSSSPTSLSFGEHNPKASSSKCVQTELTGLKLAALESNKSLDLEKKEGRIDDLLRANCDLRRQIDEQQKLLEKYKERLNKCITMSKKLLIEKLCFALQFLRDKFCLWSTQEKQSCREKSMQDRLRLGHFTTVRHGASYTEQWTDGYAFQNLIKQQEGINQQREDIERQRKLLAKRKPPNPASPSLSVASTSEPKQRKTKVVNGNDSDPFLKPSLPQLLTLAEYHEQEEIFKLRLGHLKKEEAEIQAELERLERVRNLHIRELKRINNEDSSAFKDHPTLNERYLLLHLLGRGGFSEVYKAFDLFEQRYAAVKIHQLNKNWREEKKENYHKHACREYRIHKQLDHPRIVKLYDYFSLDTDTFCTVLEFCEGNDLDFYLKQNKLMSEKEARSIVMQIVSALRYLNEIKPPIIHYDLKPGNILLVDGTACGEIKITDFGLSKIMDDDNYGVDGMDLTSQGAGTYWYLPPECFVVGKEPPKISNKVDVWSVGVIFFQCLYGRKPFGHNQSQQDILQENTILKATEVQFPAKPQASTEAKAFIRRCLAYRKEDRFDVHQLCSDSYLLPHMRRSNSSGSLQPSASSLPTY; this is encoded by the exons ATGAGTGTCCAAAGTAACAGTGGAAGTGGTGGTGGAAGTTTGGAGGCGACGCCATCTTGGTCGCAGCTCTCCTCGTCCCCAACGATTTCTCAACAACATATAACGGCGACCGCAAAGAGCAAGGAAG GCCCCATGGAGGAGCTGCACAGCCTGGACCCCAGGagacaggagctgctggaggccaGGTTCACAGGAGCTGTCAGTGGCAACACAGTAGGCAGCACTGGGAGCACCAGTGGAGGTGCTAAG GGTCTGGCCAACGAGTCCTCTAACCACAGCTATGGCAGTCTGGGCTCTTCTAGCGACAAGGAGTCGGAG ACCCCGGAGAAGAAGCACTCTGAATCGTccagagggaggaaaaggaaagcTGACACCTATTCAGAGAGTAGTCAAG GGAAGACCTCCACACGTGGGCCCAAGATCAGCGACTACTTTGAT GGTGGAAATGGTTCCAGTCCAGTCAGAGGCCTCCCATCAGCTCGCCGCTCACCACAGAACTCCCACTCTGCGCCTGGCTCCATT ATCCGGCAGAACAGTTCCTCTCCTACGAGCTTGTCTTTTGGGGAACACAATCCCAAAGCCTCCTCAAGCAAGTGTGTCCAG ACGGAGTTAACAGGCCTGAAACTCGCTGCTCTGGAGAGTAACAAGAGTCTGGACCTGGAGAAGAAAGAGGGGCGAATAGATGACCTGCTCAGG GCTAACTGTGACCTGCGGAGACAGATAGATGAACAGCAGAAACTCCTGGAGAAATACAAGGAGAGGCTCAATAAGTGCATCACCATGAGCAAGAAACTGCTTATAGAGAAG CTCTGCTTTGCTCTACAATTCCTGAGGGACAAATTCTGCCTGTGG AGCACTCAGGAGAAGCAGTCGTGTCGTGAGAAGAGCATGCAGGACCGTCTCCGTCTGGGTCACTTCACCACCGTCAGACACGGGGCGTCCTACACAGAGCAGTGGACCGACGGATACGCATTCCAGAACCTGATCAA GCAGCAGGAGGGCATcaaccagcagagggaggacaTAGAGCGACAGAGGAAGCTTCTGGCCAAGAGGAAGCCTCCAAACCCTGCGTCACCCTCCCTCTCAGTGGCCTCCACCTCTGAACCCAAGCAGCGCAAAACCAAGGTGGTCAACGGCAACGACTCAGACCCCTTCCTCAAGCCCTCTTTGCCCCAGCT GCTCACCCTCGCCGAGTATCACGAGCAGGAAGAGATCTTCAAGCTTCGCCTTGGACATCTGAAAAAG GAGGAAGCAGAGATCCAAGCAGAGCTGGAGCGGTTGGAGCGGGTGAGGAACCTCCATATCAGAGAGCTGAAGAGGATAAACAACGAGGACAGCTCAGC GTTTAAAGACCATCCCACCCTGAATGAGAGGtacctgctgctgcacttgCTGGGCAGGGGCGGCTTCAGTGAGGTCTATAAG GCTTTTGACCTGTTTGAGCAGCGCTACGCAGCTGTTAAAATCCACCAGCTCAACAAGAactggagagaggagaaaaaggagaactACCACAA GCATGCATGCAGGGAGTACCGGATACACAAGCAGCTGGACCATCCCAGAATAGTCAAACTGTACGACTATTTCTCCCTGGATACTGACAC GTTCTGTACTGTCTTGGAGTTCTGCGAAGGCAACGACCTGGACTTCTACCTGAAGCAGAACAAGCTGATGTCAGAGAAAGAAGCTCGCTCCATCGTCATGCAGATCGTCAGCGCCCTGCGCTACCTCAACGAAATCAAACCCCCCATCATCCACTACGACCTCAAACCTG GTAACATCTTATTGGTGGATGGTACCGCATGTGGGGAAATCAAAATCACAGACTTTGGCCTGTCAAAGATTATGGATGACGACAACTACGGCGTGGACGGGATGGACCTCACATCGCAGGGAGCAGGCACCTACTG gtACCTTCCTCCAGAGTGTTTTGTGGTGGGGAAGGAGCCCCCGAAAATCTCCAACAAGGTGGACGTCTGGTCTGTGGGGGTGATCTTCTTCCAGTGCCTCTACGGACGCAAG CCGTTTGGTCACAACCAGTCCCAGCAGGACATTCTCCAGGAAAACACCATTCTTAAAGCCACAGAGGTCCAGTTTCCTGCTAAACCACAGGCTAGCACGGAGGCCAAG GCATTTATCCGCCGCTGTCTGGCCTACCGTAAGGAGGACCGGTTCGATGTCCACCAGCTGTGCTCGGACTCCTACCTCCTCCCTCACATGAGACGTTCAAACTCCTCCGGCTCCCTGCAGCCCTCCGCCTCATCGCTCCCCACCTACTGA